From a region of the Globicephala melas chromosome 19, mGloMel1.2, whole genome shotgun sequence genome:
- the HSBP1 gene encoding heat shock factor-binding protein 1, which produces MAETEPKTVQDLTSVVQTLLQQMQDKFQTMSDQIIGRIDDMSSRIDDLEKNIADLMTQAGVEELDGENKIPATQKS; this is translated from the exons ATGGCAGAGACAGAACCCAAGACCGTGCAGGATCTCACCTCGGTG GTGCAGACACTCCTGCAACAGATGCAAGATAAATTTCAGACCATGTCCGACCAGATCATTGGAAGAA TTGATGACATGAGCAGTCGCATTGATGACCTGGAGAAAAACATCGCAGACCTCATGACACAGGCTGGGGTGGAAGAGCTGGACGGGGAAAACAAGATCCCTGCCACACAGAAGAGTTGA